In Leptodactylus fuscus isolate aLepFus1 chromosome 2, aLepFus1.hap2, whole genome shotgun sequence, one genomic interval encodes:
- the LOC142193873 gene encoding aquaporin-5-like: MLKDLCSGAFSRAILAEFLGTLIFVFLGLGSALSWPAALPSILQISIAFGLAIATLVQVIGHISGAHLNPAVTLAFLVGSQISILKCVFYILAQMLGAVAGAGLLYEFTPDKVRGNLAINSINEDTTPGKAVAVELFLTMQLVLCVFGTTDSQRTDNVGSPALSIGLSVTLGHLLGIYYTGCSMNPARSFGPAMIMGLYSYHWVFWVGPMSGAILGSLIYNYLLVPRVKNPLAKLTILKGSFDPEHEKEREEHRKHSVELNSFHKSMDKV; this comes from the exons ATGTTAAAAGACCTGTGCTCGGGGGCCTTTTCACGGGCTATCCTAGCAGAATTCTTAGGCACACTTATATTCGTATTCCTTGGTCTTGGCAGCGCCTTATCATGGCCAGCTGCACTGCCAAGTATTCTGCAGATCTCCATAGCCTTTGGTTTAGCTATAGCGACCCTTGTTCAGGTAATAGGGCATATTAGTGGAGCTCACCTGAACCCTGCAGTGACGCTGGCATTCCTAGTGGGGTCTCAGATCTCCATCCTGAAATGTGTGTTCTACATCTTGGCTCAGATGTTGGGAGCTGTGGCTGGAGCTGGGTTACTCTATGAGTTCACACCAGACAAAGTGCGGGGGAACCTTGCCATCAATTCG atcaATGAGGACACCACTCCTGGCAAGGCTGTTGCTGTTGAGCTGTTCCTCACCATGCAGCTTGTCCTGTGTGTCTTTGGTACAACGGATAGTCAAAGAACAGACAACGTCGGATCGCCAGCTTTATCAATTGGTCTCTCAGTCACTTTAGGACATCTCCTTGGG ATCTATTATACTGGGTGTTCAATGAATCCAGCAAGATCCTTTGGCCCTGCGATGATTATGGGATTGTACAGTTATCATTGG GTCTTCTGGGTAGGTCCCATGTCTGGTGCAATCCTCGGGTCTTTGATCTACAATTACTTACTGGTTCCACGTGTGAAGAATCCTTTGGCCAAACTGACAATCCTGAAAGGAAGCTTTGACCCTGAACATGAAAAAGAACGAGAGGAACACCGCAAACATTCTGTGGAACTGAATTCGTTTCACAAGAGCATGGATAAAGTGTAA